One genomic window of Ziziphus jujuba cultivar Dongzao chromosome 4, ASM3175591v1 includes the following:
- the LOC107416090 gene encoding protein PLASTID MOVEMENT IMPAIRED 2 has protein sequence MVTSESNLKTRELHKARREIDRYKEGSKISDSMEAQAGSVLANAKKTMIDLSSQIGESKSKTRVQKEEIEMLKESRRYGKRTLNVGSVENSQYAEVMRELETVKQKLSMLRLDMAAVSEEKSREEMRTEALGSKILSNLSTVKAIKQEIEKINEEHVLVELARIEALKEYGDIEAQRKKEAHQFSCEIEKTRNKVKDIMEMIDQSKELESKLAATLSDVDVIENELRLVKEMDKKVRRSESSRHLDSSFHGEQDLDASILLQSITKELEEAKKDLASVRKEGFQYMTSMDIIRNEMKHVKAEMSQLKKMAEKSDLTVKNLNSKLLRAKSKLGVVSAAEEKAKSIVSNLSLTLEQLKKEAQVSKKEKELIVRETATMKEEIQNTESKVDLTEEQLQATMQELQAAKLGEALAFEKLKSLTENTMRARACAPKNNSSITISKFEYEYLIGHAVGAKEIADKKVAAAQAWFEAIKASEKENLIKIDLAQREITKMRLQEEQEVYKIERSVSAKRMAEGELQKWKQKREKNAAPGNLQLSFPRKSMKGNANSTPSWKSNSNLTPSRKGNGNLTPSSKMSGNLTPSGRAKFRKSASPAGRRITIKKRTKVMLNLTKLFSGKKNDKDS, from the exons ATGGTAACCTCAGAG TCTAATTTAAAAACAAGAGAACTCCATAAGGCAAGAAGGGAAATAGATAGATACAAAGAGGGTAGCAAAATCTCAGACTCTATGGAAGCCCAAGCCGGATCTGTGCTCGCCAATGCAAAGAAGACAATGATAGATTTATCTTCACAGATAGGAGAATCAAAATCAAAGACAAGAGTGCAGAAGGAGGAGATTGAAATGCTAAAGGAATCAAGAAGGTATGGAAAACGGACACTTAATGTGGGGAGTGTGGAGAATTCTCAATATGCAGAAGTTATGAGGGAATTAGAAACTGTGAAACAgaagttaagcatgcttagGCTTGATATGGCTGCTGTTTCAGAAGAGAAATCACGGGAAGAGATGCGAACTGAGGCCTTGGGTTCgaaaattttatctaatttgaGCACTGTGAAAGCAATCAAGCAGGAGATTGAGAAGATAAATGAAGAGCATGTGTTAGTAGAGTTGGCTCGGATTGAGGCTTTAAAAGAATACGGAGATATTGAAGCtcagagaaaaaaagaagcccATCAATTCTCatgtgaaattgaaaaaaccagaaacaaagtAAAAGACATAATGGAAATGATTGACCAATCTAAAGAGCTTGAATCCAAACTGGCTGCCACATTGTCTGATGTTGATGTGATAGAGAATGAACTCAGGCTAGTTAAAGAAATGGACAAGAAAGTTCGGAGAAGTGAAAGCTCGAGGCATTTGGATTCAAGTTTTCATGGAGAACAGGACTTGGATGCTTCTATTTTGTTACAATCAATCACTAAAGAGTTGGAGGAGGCAAAGAAAGATTTGGCTTCAGTAAGAAAAGAAGGTTTTCAGTACATGACCTCCATGGATATCATAAGAAATGAGATGAAGCATGTTAAGGCTGAAATGAGTCAGTTGAAGAAAATGGCAGAGAAGTCTGATTTAACTGTAAAAAATCTTAATTCAAAGCTTCTCAGAGCAAAATCCAAGTTGGGAGTTGTATCTGCTGCTGAGGAGAAGGCCAAATCGATAGTATCCAATCTATCTCTTACCCTCGAACAGCTCAAGAAAGAAGCACAAGTttcaaagaaggaaaaagagctTATAGTTAGAGAGACCGCAACCATGAAGGAAGAAATCCAGAACACTGAATCTAAGGTAGACTTAACGGAAGAGCAATTACAGGCCACCATGCAAGAGCTTCAAGCAGCCAAATTAGGGGAAGCTTTAGCTTTCGAAAAACTGAAGTCTCTTACCGAGAACACCATGAGAGCAAGAGCCTGTGCACCTAAGAATAATTCCTCAATTACCATCTCAAAGTTTGAATACGAGTATTTGATTGGACATGCTGTTGGGGCTAAAGAAATTGCTGATAAAAAAGTTGCAGCTGCTCAGGCATGGTTTGAAGCTATCAAGGCCAGTGAGAAGGAAAATCTGATTAAGATAGATTTAGCACAGAGAGAAATAACAAAGATGAGGTTGCAGGAAGAACAAGAGGTGTATAAAATAGAGAGGTCGGTTTCTGCAAAACGGATGGCTGAAGGAGAGTTGCAAAAATGGAAACAGAAGCGGGAGAAAAATGCAGCGCCTGGAAACTTGCAACTATCTTTTCCTAGAAAATCCATGAAAGGTAATGCAAATTCAACTCCATCATGGAAAAGCAATAGCAACTTGACTCCATCAAGGAAAGGAAATGGCAACTTGACTCCATCAAGTAAAATGAGTGGCAATTTGACTCCATCTGGGAGAGCCAAGTTTCGAAAATCTGCCTCGCCTGCAGGTCGACGTATCACCATTAAGAAGAGAACAAAGGTTATGCTGAATCTGACCAAGTTATTTAGCGGTAAGAAAAATGACAAAGATAGTTGA